The nucleotide window GAGTCGCGCGGCGACCTGAAAACGATTGGCTCGGTCGTCACCCACTTTGGTCGAAGTTTGAACAAGCGCTAAAGGCTCCCACGCCGTCTGTTCGGGTATGTACCGACGACGAGCGCTGGCGCTCGCCGGCGCGGCCGCGGTCGGCTCGCTCGCGGGGTGTGCCGGCAGCGGCGGCTCCGGCGGGTCCGGCGGCGAGGGAGGGCAGTCGCTGCGGGCGCACCCGGCCGCCGCGGGGCTGGACGGACTGCCGCGTCGCGGGGCGCTGGACGGACACGCGGTACTCACCTTCGAGGACCCGTCCTGTACCCGGTGTCGGGCGTTCCACGAGGAGGTCGTCCCCCAGATACGGTCGAACATCGTCGAGCCGGGAGCCGGGGCGTACGTCCTCCGAACCTACCCCGTCGTCTACCCGTGGGGCGAGCCGGCGACGCAGGCGCTCGCGTCGACGCACGCGCGGAGCGAGCCCGCCTTCTGGTCGCTGCTCGACCGCTACTTCGCCGAGCAGGACCAGTTCGACGCGGACAACGTCCTTGACCGAACGGAGGCGTTCCTCGACGCCGAGACCGACCTCGACGGCGGCGCGGTCGTCGCGGACGCCGCGAGCGAGGCCCACGACGAGGCGGTCCAAGACAACCTCGACGCGGCCGACGCCGCCGGTCTCGGTCGGACCACGCCGGTCGTCCTGCTGTTCCGGGACGGGGAGTACGTCACCTCGGCCAACGGGAGCGTGAGCTACGACCTCATCGCGGAGACGCTCGGGGTCGACGGCTGATGGGGGCGCTCGGCCGCGGCGTGCGGCTCCCGACGGGGCGCGAGGACCTGCGGCTGATGGGTCGGACCGCGCGGCTAGTCTTGACGCTGCCGGCCTACGCCGCCGTCGCGGTCCTCGCGGCCGCCCTCTCTTTGACGGCGTTCGTGGTGTCGCTGAACGTCGGGTTCGTCCTCGACGTCGTCGTCGGCGGGTCGCTCCCGCTCGGGAGTCGGCTGACGATCCTGATCGAACTCTACCCCTTCGTGGGCACCTCTTTCGGTCCCGCGCAGGGGAGCCTGCTCGTCGTCGTGGCGCTGTTGACCGGCCTGGACGTCGCGATGGCGACGTACCACTTCCGCGAACACGGGCTGGACCTCCAGCAGGGCGGTGCCGGTGCCGCGGGCGTCATCCTCGGGACGCTGGGGGCGGGCTGTGCGGCCTGCGGCTCGGCGGTGTTGCTCGGGCTGCTCTCGCTTCTCGGCGTCTCGACCTCGCTGCTCTTCCTCCCGCTTGACGGGCTGGAGTTCGCGCTGGGGGCCTTGGTCGTCTTGACCCTCTCGATCTACTGGCTCGCCGACGGGATGCGGGGCGGGGAGATCAACGGCTGCCCGGTCGACGTGTAGTCGGGGCGCTCGCTCGTCGCTCGGTCGCGCCGACCCGCGTCCGCGTGGAGTGTGTGTCGTGATCGCTGGGCAGCACGCAGCCGTAGTTCGATTGAAAGAGGCCTCGGTACTCATAGGGCTCGTCGCCGCCGGGTGCCGAGTCCGGCTCGGAGCGGTGGATCGTCATCGGCCGCTCGTCGGTAGCAGCGGCGACGCCTAAAAAGACCCGACCGCGTCGCGTCCCGGTCGTCGCCGCGTCAGTGCGACGAGCCGGCGTACGCGTTCCAGCGGTCGGTCCCGTTCGCGATCCGCCGAGTGTCCGACGGGTCGAACGTCCCCGCCGCCTGTGCGACCGCCTCGGCGGCGGTCGGCAGGTCGTCGGTCGCGTCGTCGTCGGTCGAGTTCGTCGATGGACCCGATTGGTCGGTCGCCGGTTCGGTCTCCGTCGCCTCGCGCGTACTCGGACCGCCGGGACCGGCCGTCGTCCCCGCCGTCGAGCGTGCGTCAGTCGTGTACTACGGGCGGCACGTCTCACTCCATGGGCGTATCCTTCATAATTGTTTATGTTGGTGTGAGGATCGCCGCGGGGAGGGGAGTCACGGCGGCCCGGCCCGCCACCGTCAGAGCGTTCGGTCACCGGAGGGGGGGTTCGGCCCTACCAGGCCGACCACGCGGTGAGGCTCTCGTCGCGGGCGTACACCCGCTTGAGGTCCTTCGCGTAGGCGAGGTCGCCGGGGTGGTCGAGCTTCTCGTGGCGGTACTCGGGGGCGTCCTCGCGGATCTGAAGCCCCTCGACGGTGAATTGCTCCTCGCCGAACTCGACCGTCTCGTCGACGACGAACTCGTAGTCGCCGGGGACGTTCACGCGCAGCGAGCGCGTCTGGTCGGCGTCGCCGTCCTTCGGGTGGAGCGTGACGGGGACCGCGACGTTGTCGACCGCGCGGGTCCACAGCGTCTCCACGTCGGTGATATCCGCCTCCTCCACGCGCTCCTCGGGACCGAGTTCGATGTCCGTGATCCGCACCTGCATCAGCGCGTCGTCGGTGTCGACGACGAACTCCTCGCCCGCGGCGACGTCGCCGTCGGCTGGGACGTCCATCCGCGTCGTGAACGAGTCGCCGTCCTGCGAGACGACGATCGTCACGGAGACGGTCTCCGCTTCGGGGATTTCGGTCTTGTGCGTGTGGTCGCACTCGGTACAGCGAACGGTGGCCTGCCCGCCGGGTCGCAGGACCTCGTGAACGGTCGGCTCAGAGGGGGAACACGAGGGACAGGGGAGACCGACGCGGTCTCCGGACTCGATATCGCTCATTACGCCGCCGTACCCGCCGCGGGCGTAAATATCCGCCCCTGTGGTGCCGGTGTGGGCCGCGCTCGCGTGGCGCGCGGTCGCGCCGCCGCGGAGAGCGTGACGCGCCCGAGCGGTAAGGAAACTGGTTTACCGGAGTCCGGAAAACCCACGCCCATGATCGTACCCGGGTCCAGCTCGCAGCTGCTCGCGGCCGCGCTCGCCGAGGAGACGGGCCGGGCGCTCGCGACGCCCACCTACGACCGGTTCCCGGACGGGGAGGGGCTCGCCGCGGTGCCCGACTTCGACGGCGACGAGGCCGTGATCGTCGCCGCTACCGACTCCGACGAGGCGTGGGTCGAACTGCTCCAGCTACAGGACGCCGTCCGCGAGGCGGGCGCGGCCGACGTGACGACCGTGATCCCCTACATGGGCTACGCGCGACAGGACGCGTCGTTCGGCGACGGCGAACCGGTCTCTGCCCGCGCGATGGCGAAGGCCATCTCGACCGGCACCGACCGCGTCCGCCTCGTCAACCCCCACGAGGCGACCGTCGCCGACTTCTTCGACGTTCCCGTCGAGACGGTCGACGCCGCGGGCGTCCTCGCCGGTCCGCTCCCGACCGACCTCGCCGACCCGCTCTTCCTCGCGCCCGACGAGGGGGCCGTCGACGTGGCCGCCACCGTCCGCGACGCCTACGGGGCCGGCGTGACGGACTACTTTGAGAAGCACCGCGACCGCGAGACGGGCGAGATCGAGGTGTCCCCCTCCGACGCCGCCGTCGCCGACCGCGACGTGGTCGTCGTTGACGACATCATTGCGACCGGGTCGACGATGAGCGAGTCGGTCGCCGTCCTCACCGACCGCGGTGCCGCGCGGGTCCTCACCGCCTGCGTCCACCCGGTCCTCGCGGCCAACGCGGTGACGAAGCTCCGCGCCGCCGGTGTCGACCGGATCGTCGGCACCGACACCGTCGAGCGCGGCTGTAGCGTCGTCAGCGTCGCGCCCGTCGTGGCCGACGCGCTGGACGCGGCCTGATCAGTCGGTCGTCCCCGACGAGTCCGTCTCCGCCCCGCCGACCCGCCGTATCTCCTCCGCCGGATTCCCGCTGACCACCGTGCGCGCCGGCACGTCGTCGACGACGACCGCTCCGGCCGCGACGACCGCCCCGTCGCCGACCTCGACGCCGGGCGTGATCACCGCTCGCCCGCCGACCCAGACGTCGTCGCCGACCGTCACCGGCTCGCCGAACTCCTCGCCCGTCGCTCGCTCGTCGGGGTCGATCGGGTGCGTCGGCGTGTAGACGTGGACGCCCGGGCCGAGCAGGCAGTTCTCTCCGAACGCGATCGGCGCGGCGTCCAGGAACACGCAGCCGTAGTTCGCGAAGAACCCGTCGCCGACGCCGACGTTGTACCCGTAGTCGCAGCGGAACGGCGGCTCGACGACCGCGTCGCCGCGGACCTCGCCGAACAGCTCCGAGAGGAGCCGCTCGCGCCGGTCGACCTCGGTCGCGGCGGTGGCGTTGTACCGGCGGCAGCGGTCGCTCGCCCGTCGGCGGTCGGCGGCGAGCTCCGGGTCCGTCGGGTCGTACGCCTCGCCGGCGAGCATGCGCTCCTTCTCTCGTCCCATACGCCTCGCGGCGCGGCGAGCGACAAAGGGCTGTCCGTCTCGGGGGAGGCGACCGCGACGGCGGGCGGCGGTCGGGAGGCGGTCCCTCAGACGATCTTCATCATCCGCGTCTCGAACTTCCCGACCCGGACCCGGACCCACCCCGCGAGGTCGGCGTCGAGTTCGGGGTCGTCGGTGTCGACGCGGAGCGCGCGCACGTCGTCGAGCTTCGCCCGGGAGGCGACGATCCGGAGCTCACAACGTCGGATCACTGCCGGCGAGATCTGGGGGTTGCCGCGGCCGAAGACGAACCCCTGCCCGCCGATGGGCGAGACGACGATGACGTTCTCCTCGCCGAGCGCGTCGAGTATCTCGGCCTCCGTCGCGTCGCGGGCGATCACCTCGCTGTCGCGCCACACGTCGACGCCGATCGGCGACGGCTCGAAGCCGAGTTCGTCCTTGATCGCCCCGACGGTCGATCCCGGGCCGAGGACGAAGGTGACGCCCTCGCCGTCGCGCTCGCGGACGTCGGCGGCGACGCCCTCCGCCAGCGACTCGACGGTCCCGCTCGCGGTCTGTTTCGACGACTGGAGGTCGTCCGCGACGGGGACGTGCGCGACCCCCCGCAGCTCCGGGTGAACCTCCCCCTCGCGGTAGGCGTCCTCGTCGATGTCCATCACCTCGCGGCGCTCGGTCCGGGAGAACGACGCCGCGACCTCGGCGGCGTCCTCCGGCGACACCGCGAACACCGACGAGTACACCTTCACGCCCGCGGGGACGCCGAGCATCGGCACGTCGGTCCCTTCCAGCGCCCCCGCGACGTCCGCGGCGGTCCCGTCGCCCCCGACGAACAGGACGAGGTCGACGGGGTCGCTCTCCGCCGTACCGTCCCCAGTGCCGTCGATCCCGGCGAACGCGCGCACGACCGCAGCCGTGTGGGCCGCGGTCGTCTCCGTCGGTTCCGGCGTCGCGCCGTCGAACGGGTCGACGACGCGGACCGGTTCGAAGCCGGCCTCGCGGGCGATCGACTCGCCCATCGGATCGGCGGCGACGGAGACGCGCGTCTCGGGGGCGACGGCGGCCAGTCGGTCGAGCGTCCGTTTCGCCCGGTTCGGGGCCCGCGGCTCCGCGCCGCGCTCCACCGCCTCGGCCACCTTCCCGTCGGTCCCCTTCAGCCCGACGCGGCCGCCCATCCCGGCGACCGGGTTCACCGCGATCCCCACGTGCATGCCAGAGGGTCACCGCGCCGGCCCCTTAAGCGAGACGCGTCGGACCGGAGCGGGGCGGCGTCGCGCGTCGACGGCCCGCCGGATCAACTGATAAAACCCCCCAACACCCGGACACGGGAACCAACCGGTGCCCGCCCCTCGGACGAAACGCCGATGGAGTGAGCCCGCCATCGGCGTGCGAACTGCTCGTCTCACCGGGACTGGATCCCTTCCGTGGGAGCTGCCACACGCCCATGCCGCCCAGTTCCGTTTCGGACCGGCGGGACGCGGCGTCGCGATCTCACCCCCTCCTGCCCGCGGGACCGAACCGCGGTCGCGCGCCGCCAGTCGCCCGTCCGCCAGCGTTCGCCCCGCCCGAAAATCAATGCTTAAGACACCGCCAGAACAATCTCGGCCCATGATCCTCGAAGCCGCCGTGACGGAGCCGCTGCCGATCGCCGGGACCGCGGCCGCGGTCCTGCTCGCGAGCCTCGCCCTCGTCGTCGTGTGGGTCGCGTACCTGTACCGCTAAACCGCGCTTTTCTCCGCCGCAACCGCGCTCTTCTCTATCGTAACCCCCCGTCTCCCACGAGCGCTCAGCCCGTTCTATTGTCGACTGGCTCCGCTTATTCCGCCGCCGACTCCCCCTCCACCGCGTCCGCGTGGTCGCGGACCCACGCGGCCGCGCGCTCGACCTCCGCCTCGCTCTCGCCCGTGATCTTCACGGTCACGACCGCCCCGGGATACGAGCCGACGCGCACGTCGAACCGCTCGCGCAGTTCCGCGACCCGGTCGAGCAGCTCGCTCTCGGGTTCGTCGACGTCGACGGTGGCGACGTGCGTCCGCGTCCCGGAAAACTCGCCTTCGACCGACTCGAACATCGCCTTCATCTCGCTCGGGACGCCCGGGAGGACGTAGACGGACTCGACGACGGCACCGGGAGCCACCCCGGCCTCGTTCGGGAGCGGTCGGCAGTCGACGGGGAGGTGGGTCGTCTCCGCCGCGAGGTCGCCGCCGCTGTACCCCCGTTCGGCGAGCCACGCCGCCGCCTCCTCGTTCTCCTCGACGCCGCGCCCGAACGCGGCCGCGACCGCTTCCATCGTCACGTCGTCGTGCGTCGGTCCGAGCCCGCCGGTGACGACCACGGCGTCGTACTCTGCGTGGTACTCGTTGACTACTCTCGCGATCTCGGCGACCTCGTCCGGGACGACCGTCACGCGTCGGACGCTGACGCCCCGGGCGTCGAGGCGGTCGCAGAGCCAGGTCGCGTTCGTGTTCTCGGTGTCGCCGACGAGGAGCTCGTCCCCGACGGTGACGACGGCGGCGTTCATACCGTCTCAAGCGGCGCGCGGTAGAAAAGGACCGCGGCGCGGGCGTGCGGGTCGGCTCCGGTGCGGCCGGGTCCGTCAGAGCCAGCCGTCGTCCTCGTCGCCCTCGTCGCCCTCGTTGACGCCCAGTCCGAGGTCGCGTCGCTGCTCCCGGAGCGCCTCCAGCTGCCGCCGGAAGTAGAGCACCCCCGCGATCGCGGCGATCACCGCGATGACGAGGATGACACCGAACACCAGTAGGTCGCCCTCGCGGTACGACTGGACGACGACCGACCCGCCCGTCACCTCGTCCCAGACGATCCGGTCGCGGTCGCCGACCGTCTCGACCGCGTGGTCGCGCGGCGACACGTGGCCGACGATCGGAGCGTCCGTGCTGAAGCCCGGCGGGAGCGTCACGGCGTACGACCCCTCGACGTAGGCGCGCATGGTGAACCGGCGCGGCGATCCCTCGCCGGAGAACGCGAGCCTGCCGCCCGCCATGTCGTCGGCGAAGCGGATCCACGTCTCGTCGGTCGTCCGCTCGACCTCGCCGCCGCGAGCGCGGAACTCGCTCCCGTTTACCACCTCGCCGTCGGGGTACTGATACCGCAGCGCCTCGAACGGCATCGGCTCGTCGCCGGAGTACGGGGTCTGCCGGAACAGCCGCAGCTCCTCGCGGTCGCCGACCGCGTACACGGCGGTGTACGTCGAGTCGGTCGAGAGGGTGAACGCGGCGTCCCGGTCCGTGTCGAAGTCGTACTCGCGGGGCGGCTCGGCGTCGAGCGTCTCGTTCGTCACCTCGCCGCCGCCCGTCGCGTAGCCGAGACAGCCGGCGCT belongs to Halorubrum sp. DM2 and includes:
- a CDS encoding thioredoxin domain-containing protein; the encoded protein is MYRRRALALAGAAAVGSLAGCAGSGGSGGSGGEGGQSLRAHPAAAGLDGLPRRGALDGHAVLTFEDPSCTRCRAFHEEVVPQIRSNIVEPGAGAYVLRTYPVVYPWGEPATQALASTHARSEPAFWSLLDRYFAEQDQFDADNVLDRTEAFLDAETDLDGGAVVADAASEAHDEAVQDNLDAADAAGLGRTTPVVLLFRDGEYVTSANGSVSYDLIAETLGVDG
- a CDS encoding HVO_0476 family zinc finger protein — protein: MSDIESGDRVGLPCPSCSPSEPTVHEVLRPGGQATVRCTECDHTHKTEIPEAETVSVTIVVSQDGDSFTTRMDVPADGDVAAGEEFVVDTDDALMQVRITDIELGPEERVEEADITDVETLWTRAVDNVAVPVTLHPKDGDADQTRSLRVNVPGDYEFVVDETVEFGEEQFTVEGLQIREDAPEYRHEKLDHPGDLAYAKDLKRVYARDESLTAWSAW
- the prs gene encoding ribose-phosphate diphosphokinase, with product MIVPGSSSQLLAAALAEETGRALATPTYDRFPDGEGLAAVPDFDGDEAVIVAATDSDEAWVELLQLQDAVREAGAADVTTVIPYMGYARQDASFGDGEPVSARAMAKAISTGTDRVRLVNPHEATVADFFDVPVETVDAAGVLAGPLPTDLADPLFLAPDEGAVDVAATVRDAYGAGVTDYFEKHRDRETGEIEVSPSDAAVADRDVVVVDDIIATGSTMSESVAVLTDRGAARVLTACVHPVLAANAVTKLRAAGVDRIVGTDTVERGCSVVSVAPVVADALDAA
- a CDS encoding maltose acetyltransferase domain-containing protein, whose translation is MGREKERMLAGEAYDPTDPELAADRRRASDRCRRYNATAATEVDRRERLLSELFGEVRGDAVVEPPFRCDYGYNVGVGDGFFANYGCVFLDAAPIAFGENCLLGPGVHVYTPTHPIDPDERATGEEFGEPVTVGDDVWVGGRAVITPGVEVGDGAVVAAGAVVVDDVPARTVVSGNPAEEIRRVGGAETDSSGTTD
- a CDS encoding ATP-NAD kinase family protein, translating into MHVGIAVNPVAGMGGRVGLKGTDGKVAEAVERGAEPRAPNRAKRTLDRLAAVAPETRVSVAADPMGESIAREAGFEPVRVVDPFDGATPEPTETTAAHTAAVVRAFAGIDGTGDGTAESDPVDLVLFVGGDGTAADVAGALEGTDVPMLGVPAGVKVYSSVFAVSPEDAAEVAASFSRTERREVMDIDEDAYREGEVHPELRGVAHVPVADDLQSSKQTASGTVESLAEGVAADVRERDGEGVTFVLGPGSTVGAIKDELGFEPSPIGVDVWRDSEVIARDATEAEILDALGEENVIVVSPIGGQGFVFGRGNPQISPAVIRRCELRIVASRAKLDDVRALRVDTDDPELDADLAGWVRVRVGKFETRMMKIV
- a CDS encoding molybdopterin-binding protein; the encoded protein is MNAAVVTVGDELLVGDTENTNATWLCDRLDARGVSVRRVTVVPDEVAEIARVVNEYHAEYDAVVVTGGLGPTHDDVTMEAVAAAFGRGVEENEEAAAWLAERGYSGGDLAAETTHLPVDCRPLPNEAGVAPGAVVESVYVLPGVPSEMKAMFESVEGEFSGTRTHVATVDVDEPESELLDRVAELRERFDVRVGSYPGAVVTVKITGESEAEVERAAAWVRDHADAVEGESAAE
- a CDS encoding DUF5803 family protein, whose translation is MNRRFALAIAAVTLLAVSAGCLGYATGGGEVTNETLDAEPPREYDFDTDRDAAFTLSTDSTYTAVYAVGDREELRLFRQTPYSGDEPMPFEALRYQYPDGEVVNGSEFRARGGEVERTTDETWIRFADDMAGGRLAFSGEGSPRRFTMRAYVEGSYAVTLPPGFSTDAPIVGHVSPRDHAVETVGDRDRIVWDEVTGGSVVVQSYREGDLLVFGVILVIAVIAAIAGVLYFRRQLEALREQRRDLGLGVNEGDEGDEDDGWL